A window of Natrinema versiforme contains these coding sequences:
- the trpC gene encoding indole-3-glycerol phosphate synthase, translating into MNSDTELAPAVQSILEAARERSGGEGVVDVDARSLADALAAAEADGRVPVIAEVKPTSPTADGAREDDPVELAEAMVAGGAAAISVLTEPTHFGGSPEALTRIREAVDVPVLRKDFVLDEYGMDVVEADLLLLIARFVDDLEALVAAARERGFQPLVEVHDREELETALEAGADIIGVNNRDLGRLEVDLETFESVAPEVPDDVTLIAESGVSSPADVRRMRAAGADALLVGSAIMDHGAGDSDVTENTRRLTRADATASTEPEPTSEYDGDTQT; encoded by the coding sequence ATGAACTCCGATACGGAGCTCGCTCCCGCGGTGCAGTCGATACTCGAGGCGGCACGGGAGCGGTCGGGCGGGGAGGGCGTCGTCGACGTCGACGCGCGCTCGCTGGCCGACGCGCTGGCCGCCGCCGAGGCCGACGGGCGAGTCCCAGTGATCGCGGAGGTGAAACCGACGAGTCCGACGGCCGACGGGGCTCGTGAGGACGATCCCGTCGAACTCGCCGAGGCGATGGTCGCGGGCGGCGCGGCGGCGATTTCGGTCCTCACGGAGCCGACCCACTTCGGCGGCTCGCCCGAGGCCCTGACTCGCATCCGCGAGGCCGTCGACGTGCCCGTGTTGCGCAAGGATTTCGTCCTCGACGAATACGGGATGGACGTCGTCGAAGCGGACCTCCTCTTGCTGATCGCCAGATTCGTCGACGATCTCGAGGCGCTCGTCGCGGCCGCCCGGGAGCGCGGCTTTCAGCCCCTCGTGGAGGTCCACGACCGCGAGGAACTCGAGACCGCGCTCGAGGCGGGGGCCGACATCATCGGCGTGAACAACCGCGATCTGGGGCGACTCGAGGTCGACCTCGAAACCTTCGAGTCGGTCGCGCCCGAGGTGCCGGACGACGTGACGCTGATCGCCGAGAGCGGCGTGTCGTCGCCGGCGGACGTCCGACGGATGCGCGCGGCGGGTGCCGACGCCCTGCTGGTCGGCAGCGCCATCATGGACCACGGCGCAGGCGACAGTGACGTGACCGAGAACACGCGTCGGCTCACCCGAGCGGATGCGACGGCGTCGACGGAACCGGAGCCGACAAGCGAGTACGACGGAGACACACAGACATGA